Proteins from one Mugil cephalus isolate CIBA_MC_2020 chromosome 15, CIBA_Mcephalus_1.1, whole genome shotgun sequence genomic window:
- the acer3 gene encoding alkaline ceramidase 3 encodes MAPSIDRQGYWGRPTSTLDWCEENYVVSFYIAEFWNTVSNLIMILPPIYGAIQTFRDGLEFRYICSFLGLAAVGVGSWCFHMTLLYEMQLLDELPMIYSTCVFVYCLYECFKQENNINLLTIALLLIFSASVTLVYLQWKEPVFHQVMYGALVAFLVIRSIFIVTWVYPWLRPLCYTSLGIFMLGFLLWNIDNIFCDSLRASRKTLPPGVGVVTQFHAWWHIFTGLGSYLHILLSLQIRSTYLKYRPKVKFLCGVWPTLHIEPQKTS; translated from the exons atGGCTCCCTCGATAGACAGGCAAGGATACTGGGGCCGGCCGACCTCAACGCTGGACTGGTGTGAAGAAAATTATGTCGTGTCTTTTTATATTGCGGAGTTCT GGAACACTGTCAGCAACTTGATAATGATTCTTCCTCCCATCTATGGGGCCATCCAGACATTTCGTGACGGCCTTGAGTTTCGCTACATCTGCTCTTTCCTTGGACTGGCAG CTGTCGGCGTCGGGTCCTGGTGCTTCCACATGACACTGCTGTATGAGATGCAG TTACTGGATGAGTTGCCAATGATTTACAGCACATGCGTATTTGTCTACTGTCT ATATGAGTGCTTCAAGCAAGAAAACAACATCAACTTGTTAACTATTGCATTGTTATTAATCTTCAGCGCCTCAGTCACTCTG GTATACTTACAGTGGAAGGAGCCGGTGTTTCACCAG GTTATGTATGGTGCTCTGGTAGCTTTCCTAGTGATACGGTCTATCTTCATTGTTACATG GGTGTACCCATGGCTCAGGCCACTGTGCTACACATCCTTAGGCATCTTTATGTTAGGGTTCCTCCTGTGGAACATTGACAATATCTTCTGTGACTCATTAAG AGCAAGTAGAAAAACTCTGCCCCCTGGTGTTGGAGTGGTAACACAGTTCCATGCCTGGTGGCACATCTTCACAGGTCTGGGATCCTACCTGCACATACTTCTGAG CTTGCAGATCAGGTCAACCTACCTCAAGTACAGACCAAAAGTAAAG TTTCTATGTGGTGTGTGGCCCACATTGCACATTGAACCACAGAAGACGAGCTGA
- the serpinh1a gene encoding serpin H1a: MWVTNLVALVLLATAASAATSATADKVLSNHATILADNSADLAFSLYQNMAKEKNMENILISPVVVASSLGLVALGGKASTASQVKTILNAAKVKDEQLHSGLAELLTEVSDQKTRNVTWKISNRLYGPSSVTFVDAFVKSSKKHYKCDHSKINFKDKKSAVNAINEWAANSTDGKLPEVTKDVEETDGAMIINAMFFKPHWDEQFHHKMVDNRGFLVSSRFTVSLQMMHRTGIYGFHDDTTNKLSILSIPLAHKKSTMVFIMPYHIEPLDRLEKLLTKKQLDTWMGKLQQTAVAVSLPKVSMEVSHNLQKHLQELGLTEAVDKSKADLSKISGKKDLYLSSVFHASALEWDTDGNEMDLSIFATDKLKSPKLFYADHPFIFLVKDQKTNSILFIGRMVRPKGEKMRDEL, encoded by the exons ATGTGGGTAACAAACCTGGTAGCCCTGGTCCTCCTGGCCACCGCAGCCTCAGCTGCCACCTCCGCAACAGCAGACAAAGTCTTAAGCAACCACGCCACCATCCTGGCTGACAACAGCGCCGACTTGGCATTCAGTCTCTACCAAAACatggcaaaggaaaaaaatatggagAACATCCTCATTTCCCCTGTAGTTGTGGCCTCCTCTCTGGGTCTAGTGGCCCTTGGTGGAAAGGCCTCTACTGCCTCTCAGGTGAAAACTATTCTGAATGCTGCTAAAGTTAAAGATGAGCAGCTACACTCGGGCCTGGCTGAGCTCCTGACTGAGGTGAGCGACCAGAAGACCCGCAATGTCACGTGGAAGATTAGCAACCGCCTGTATGGACCCAGTTCTGTCACCTTTGTGGATGCTTTTGTCAAGAGCAGCAAAAAGCACTATAAATGTGACCACTCCAAGATAAACTTCAAGGACAAGAAGAGTGCCGTGAACGCCATCAACGAGTGGGCGGCCAACTCTACTGACGGCAAACTGCCTGAGGTCACTAAGGATGTAGAGGAGACTGACGGGGCAATGATCATCAACGCCATGTTTTTTAAGC CTCACTGGGATGAGCAGTTCCATCATAAGATGGTGGACAACCGTGGGTTCCTGGTGTCCAGTAGATTCACTGTGTCACTACAGATGATGCATCGCACAG GTATCTATGGCTTTCATGATGACACAACCAATAAGCTGTCCATCCTGAGCATACCCCTGGCTCACAAGAAGTCCACCATGGTGTTCATCATGCCCTACCATATTGAACCTCTGGACAGactggagaagctgctgacCAAGAAGCAGCTGGACACATGGATGGGCAAGCTGCAGCAGACTGCTGTAGCTGTGTCTCTGCCCAAAGTCAGCATGGAAGTCAGTCACAACCTGCAG aAACACCTCCAGGAGCTGGGCCTGACCGAAGCTGTGGACAAATCCAAAGCAGACTTGTCCAAGATCTCTGGGAAGAAGGACCTCTACCTGTCTAGCGTGTTCCACGCATCAGCCCTTGAATGGGACACTGACGGAAACGAAATGGATCTCAGCATCTTTGCCACTGACAAGCTGAAAAGTCCCAAACTATTCTACGCAGACCACCCTTTTATCTTCCTAGTGAAGGACCAGAAGACAAACTCCATTCTGTTCATTGGCAGGATGGTGAGGCCAAAGGGTGAAAAGATGAGAGATGAATTGTAA